One Purpureocillium takamizusanense chromosome 1, complete sequence genomic window carries:
- the URA9 gene encoding Dihydroorotate dehydrogenase (quinone), mitochondrial (BUSCO:EOG092624RX~COG:F~TransMembrane:1 (i52-70o)~EggNog:ENOG503NXFM), translated as MSVSTLRSQLGMRGLRPIPKARLGQSQPRFSQHRHASTTTNAAGAQGGRAKVILYGSALAASLYVAYFYVTDTRAFVHRWIVPRLLRVAFPDAEDAHRSGTAMMKTLYKLNLHIRERDASLNDPALSTTVFDVPISNPIGISAGLDKGAEIPDPLFALGAGVVEVGGITPLAQGGNPRPRVWRVPGIDGMVNRCGLNSEGADAVAMRLRDRLRRFARSLDVSEAAVLNGEAGVPPGSLQAGRLLAVQVAKNKETNERDEKAVADDYVYCVRRLAPYADVLVVNVSSPNTPGLRDLQATGPLTRLLGAVVEEARQTARKTAPRVMVKVSPDEDTDEQMEGIVQAVQLSGVDGIIVGNTTKSRSGLVPSGIKLTAREEQALAEQGGYSGPAMFGRTLDLVGRYRKMLDEKSHSTGTAQKAIFATGGITNGEQALQVLNAGASVAMVYTQLVYGGAGTVTRIKKEMKERM; from the coding sequence ATGTCGGTCTCAACTCTACGATCGCAGTTGGGCATGCGCGGCCTCCGACCGATTCCCAAGGCGCGGCTCGGCCAATCTCAGCCGCGCTTCTCCCAGCATCGCCATGCCTCGACCACGACCAACGCGGCTGGCGCCCAGGGCGGCCGTGCCAAAGTCATTCTCTACGGGAGCGCTCTCGCTGCGTCGCTGTACGTCGCATACTTCTACGTCACCGACACGCGGGCCTTTGTCCACCGATGGATCGTGCCGCGGCTGCTGAGAGTCGCCTTCCCCGATGCCGAAGACGCGCACCGCTCCGGCACCGCCATGATGAAGACGCTTTACAAGCTGAACCTCCACATCCGCGAACGCGACGCCTCCCTCAATGACCCTGCCCTTTCGACCACGGTTTTCGACGTCCCGATCAGCAATCCGATTGGTATCTCGGCCGGGCTGGACAAGGGCGCTGAGATCCCCGACCCgctcttcgccctcggcgccggcgttgtcgaggtcggcggcatAACACCACTTGCGCAGGGCGGCAACCCCCGGCCTCGCGTATGGCGTGTCCCGGGCATTGACGGCATGGTGAACCGCTGCGGTCTCAATTCGGaaggcgccgatgccgtcgccatgcgcctgcgcgacaGGCTACGACGCTTCGCGCGCTCTTTGGATGtcagcgaggcggccgttttgaacggcgaggcgggcgtgccgcCGGGGAGCTTGCAAGCTGGCCGGCTGCTCGCGGTGCAGGTGGCGAAGAACAAGGAGACGAACGAGCGGGACGAAAAGGCCGTGGCAGACGACTACGTGTATTGCGTACGGCGCTTGGCACCCTACGCggacgtgctcgtcgtcaacgtgAGCAGCCCCAACACGCCAGGTCTGCGGGATCTGCAGGCCACTGGCCCGTTGacgcggctgctgggcgccgtggtggaggaggcgcggcagacggcgcgcaagacggcgccgcgggtCATGGTCAAGGTGTCGCCGGACGAAGACACGGATGAGCAGATGGAGGGCATCGTGCAGGCGGTGCAgctcagcggcgtcgacggcatcatcgtGGGCAACACGACCAAGAGCCGGTCGGGGCTGGTACCCTCCGGCATAAAGCTGACGGCacgggaggagcaggcgctggcggagcAGGGTGGCTACTCTGGGCCGGCCATGTTTGGGCGGACGCTGGACCTGGTTGGCCGGTATCGCAAGATGCTGGACGAGAAGTCGCACAGCACGGGGACGGCGCAAAAGGCCATCTTCGCGACGGGAGGCATCACCAATGGGGAGCaggcgctgcaggtgctCAACGCGGGCGCGAGCGTGGCCATGGTGTATACTCAATTGGTCTATGGTGGCGCGGGTACGGTGACGAGGATCAAGAAGGAGATGAAGGAGCGCATGTAG
- the OPT6_1 gene encoding oligopeptide transporter 6 (EggNog:ENOG503NUA6~COG:T~TransMembrane:15 (o186-204i224-243o258-278i322-352o358-378i390-416o469-491i566-588o594-614i675-698o710-732i744-762o777-796i808-832o844-867i)), producing MASSEPKAQDVTNIVSAEGPNEKHGPSASAVGVDPTPQEIREQLGGQGDQIPPLDDIQYVTDRVRLLTVEECQNINTKMLEDHANDYNFSEQLREKLATLAQGPSNKQSLDDWELQLKTETAVNRFFSPYPEVRAVAIPTDDVNMPCETIRSHFLGLAWAVVGQFTNSLFNSRFPSIVLSSPVTQLLLYPCGLFLAKILPDWGLTVRGKRVSLNPGPWTYKEQMLSTIIVNVSLTTAYCFFNIQTQTVYYKDQWLTPAYGILLLLSTQLMGLGFAGMLRRFVVYPVEALWPSILPTVALNRALLVPEKQVTINGWSISRYKFFFAVFAAMLVYFWIPGYLFTALSTFSWISWIAPNNFHLNIITGSQLGLGFNPLASFDWSVIAASSQPLTYPFFATLQFFIGVLLAGFIIIGVYYTNTRWTGYLPPNSSAIFDNTGARYNISKVIENGILVEDKYKAYSPVFYSAANLVGYTAFFAFYPLTIVFVTLDLWRPLLKTFKTMATSTTSSVKRQLVSFRDATLLISSGQFREAGRRLRQGFDGEGSIYDGFDDPFTETMRHYPEVPDWWFFSIALCAFLFAIIILCNWPQLQTPVWTIFFVIGLNLVFLIPLAYLYSISGTPTGLNVASELIVGYALPGHPEALMFVKAFGYIIGTQADNYVSDQKMGLYARIPPRAIYRGQLISAIVSAIVCYGVVQFVDTIPDICSPTQASKFTCASGSLVYFSSSIVWGAIGPKRTYSQIYPAMQYGFLLGFLLAVVWWGAKAYGPRFRQLCKDTLPAPVFLLLNTTVFTPASWLKNVHPSIVITGFLIWAPLNLAYYTGALYLAFYFMYYLKRNKTAWWEKYTYVLSAALTGGLAFSAIIMFFAVQYYPKELHWWGNDVNGNTIDGGAGRTALLPVLPDKGYFGPDSWY from the exons ATGGCATCCTCTGAGCCTAAAGCACAAGACGTCACAAATATCGTATCCGCGGAAGGGCCAAATGAGAAACATGGCCCCTCAGCGAGTGCGGTCGGCGTCGATCCCACGCCGCAGGAGATTCGGGAGCAACtgggcggccaaggcgaccAGATACCTCCACTTGACGACATACAGTATGTCACAGACAGAGTTCGACTCCTGACGGTGGAAGAGTGCCAGAACATTAATACAAAAATGTTGGAGGATCACGCCAACGACTATAACTTCTCGGAGCAACTTCGAGAGAAGCTGGCGACTCTGGCTCAAGGGCCTAGCAATAAGCAGAGCTTGGACGACTGGGAGCTGCAGCTGAAAACGGAAACCGCGGTAAATAGGTTCTTCTCGCCATACCCAGAGGTGCGGGCCGTTGCTATCCCaaccgacgacgtcaacatGCCCTGCGAAACTATTCGTTCTCACTTTTTGGGGCTCGCctgggccgtcgtcggtcagTTCACCAACTCATTGTTCAACTCTCGCTTCCCTTCAATAGTTCTCTCTTCTCCTGTGACCCAACTACTGTTATATCCATGCGGATTGTTTCTCGCCAAAATTTTACCAGACTGGGGCCTCACTGTTCGTGGCAAACGCGTCTCACTCAACCCCGGCCCGTGGACCTACAAGGAACAGATGCTCTCGACTATTATTGTCAACGTCTCTCTGACCACCGCGTACTGCTTCTTCAACATTCAGACCCAAACGGTCTACTACAAAGACCAATGGCTCACCCCTGCTTACGGTATTCTGCTGTTGCTCTCGACCCAGCTCATGGGTCTCGGCTTCGCTGGGATGCTTCGTCGATTCGTCGTCTACCCTGTGGAGGCATTATGGCCAAGCATTCTGCCGACAGTAGCACTCAACCGTGCTCTATTAGTGCCAGAGAAGCAGGTGACGATTAATGGGTGGAGCATATCTCGATATAAATTCTTCTTTGCCGTTTTTGCCGCCATGTTGGTGTATTTCTGGATTCCAGGCTACCTATTCACCGCACTCAGTACCTTTTCCTGGATTTCGTGGATCGCGCCCAACAACTTTCACCTCAATATCATCACTGGCTCACAGCTTGGTTTGGGGTTTAACCCCCTCGCGTCTTTCGACTGGAGCGTAATTGCGGCCTCTAGTCAGCCTCTGACATATCCCTTCTTCGCAACGCTGCAATTCTTCATAGGCGTTCTTCTCGCTggcttcatcatcattgGGGTGTATTATACGAATACTCGTTGGACTGGCTACCTTCCGCCTAACTCGTCAGCCATCTTCGACAACACTGGAGCAAGGTACAATATCTCAAAAGTGATTGAGAACGGCATTTTGGTGGAAGACAAATACAAAGCCTACTCTCCGGTATTTTACTCCGCTGCCAATCTGGTTGGATACACGGCTTTTTTCGCCTTCTATCCGCTCACGATAGTATTCGTCACGCTTGACCTTTGGCGGCCTCTTCTGAAGACATTCAAGACAATGGCCACCTCGACAACGTCGTCTGTGAAACGGCAGCTCGTTAGTTTTAGGGACGCGACCCTTTTAATTTCGAGTGGCCAGTTTCGAGAGGCTGGTCGGCGCTTGCGACAGGGTTTCGACGGAGAGGGCTCCATATACGACGGTTTCGATGACCCCTTCACCGAGACGATGAGGCACTATCCAGAGGTTCCTGACTGGTGGTTCTTCTCCATCGCCCTTTGCGCCTTTTTGTTCGCGATCATCATCTTGTGCAACTGGCCCCAGCTCCAAACGCCGGTTTGGACCATCTTTTTTGTCATTGGGCTTAACCTGGTCTTTCTCATTCCGTTGGCATATCTTTACTCTATCTCGGGCACCCCTACTGGCCTGAACGTTGCAAGTGAGCTTATAGTTGGGTATGCTTTGCCTGGGCACCCAGAGGCCCTGATGTTTGTCAAGGCTTTCGGATACATCATCGGCACCCAAGCAGACAACTACGTTTCAGATCAAAAGATGGGCCTCTACGCTAGGATACCTCCTCGTGCCATTTACCGTGGCCAGTTGATCAGTGCTATCGTATCAGCGATCGTTTGTTACGGCGTCGTACAATTCGTGGATACCATTCCGGACATTTGTAGCCCTACTCAGGCCTCTAAATTCACGTGTGCAAGTGGATCACTTGTCTACTTCTCATCATCTATTGTTTGG GGCGCCATCGGGCCAAAGAGGACCTACTCGCAGATTTACCCCGCCATGCAATACGGATTCCTGCTCGGCTTCCTCCTGGCCGTTGTATGGTGGGGTGCGAAGGCTTACGGGCCACGTTTCCGCCAGTTGTGCAAAGACACACTGCCGGCGCCAGTATTTCTGCTGCTAAACACAACCGTCTTCACACCGGCCTCTTGGCTCAAGAACGTCCATCCGTCAATCGTCATCACTGGTTTCCTGATCTGGGCGCCGCTGAACCTAGCCTACTATACCGGTGCCCTCTACCTAGCATTTTATTTCATGTACTACCTCAAAAGGAACAAGACGGCGTGGTGGGAGAAGTATACCTATGTTTTATCCGCAGCCTTGACGGGTGGGCTGGCGTTCTCTGCCATTATCATGTTCTTTGCAGTCCAGTATTACCCCAAGGAACTCCACTGGTGGGGTAACGATGTCAATGGAAACAccattgacggcggcgctgggcggaccgcgctgctgccggtcCTGCCCGATAAAGGGTACTTTGGTCCCGATTCTTGGTATTGA
- a CDS encoding uncharacterized protein (SECRETED:SignalP(1-19~SECRETED:cutsite=ARA-SV~SECRETED:prob=0.8587)~EggNog:ENOG503P6U3), with protein MYSKTIIAALAPLALVARASVDFDMDDVPNSCATICRPIGTLSDRCDTDLRSDIDRDEKLLEAQCVCTNRSFDVAKIAALCADCMHQSANGKRRRDDDNNRADRDDLKDIDNIMSTCGFTSTKYNPSATGEVQSITVAATAATDISQLTTTLTGGSQPAQTSASGSKTASAVTQTTTMTSGSSTITSTRTSSGTQASASSSTSTAAAAAATRAPMMVYVAGAAVAGGLML; from the exons ATGTATTCCAAgaccatcatcgccgccctggcgcccttggcgctcgtcgcgcgtgCCAGCGTCGACTTTGACATGGACGACGTCCCGAACTCGTGCGCGACCATCTGCCGCCCAATTGGTACGCTCTCGGACCGCTGCGACACGGACCTGCGTAGCGACATCGACCGcgacgagaagctcctcgaggcgcagTGCGTCTGCACCAACCGCAGCTTCGACGTGGCCAAGATCGCCGCCCTGTGTGCCGACTGCATGCACCAGAGCGCCAATGGCAAGAGGAGGCGCGATGATGACAACAACCGCGCCGACCGGGACGACCTCAAGG ACATCGACAACATCATGTCGACGTGCGGCTTCACCAGCACAAAGTACAACCCGTCCGCCACGGGCGAGGTCCAGagcatcaccgtcgccgccaccgcagcgACCGACATCAGCCAGCTCACCACAACCTTGACGGgtggcagccagcccgcgcaAACGTCGGCCAGCGGATCCAAGACTGCGTCGGCAGTGACTCAGACGACGACCAtgaccagcggcagcagcaccatcacTAGCACCaggaccagcagcggcacgcaGGCGTccgcgtcatcgtcgaccagcactgcggcagcggcggcggctacgcGAGCCCCGATGATGGTGTACGTGGCTGGCGCGGCTGTCGCCGGTGGCCTCATGCTGTAA
- a CDS encoding uncharacterized protein (COG:S~EggNog:ENOG503Q0T5) translates to MFSQYYLGVPSATPHRAPKLSHKKSRYGCQRCRQRRVKCNEAKPVCDSCERHCATCFYDRVPPQERCMVPAAPFVQGTAEARVAAAMARPKDSVAEPDDPPETRERRMIEVRLMHKYLTETGETVAIDDKTLFMYAALVPKLALGSDALLYCMNSLAALHIAVSSGDDREPAAVDAHRKYLSMALREHNKALTSISETNADIVCLTSSLFRVCSFTLLQERSRVPYEPPVEWLMMNASTSAVVRAANKIVGHDTQSVAYRMLHTSPIINNLEERFGEARRRGLEHIVAREPLGRDADEPWDDEIRDAYETTLSYLGGTVEAARAGEEHEVCRRLIIFPMLVKGRFIELVQEGHSRAIVMLSFYFALLSRYRHIWWIGDAGSQEVRAMAAALTGDWLAMIRWPLEVVRTGKIPPLPTDNV, encoded by the exons ATGTTCAGCCAGTACTACCTCGGAGTCCCGTCGGCGACACCCCATCGCGCGCCCAAACTGAGCCACAAGAAGTCCCGCTACGGTTGCCAGCGATGCCGCCAGCGGAGAGTCAAG TGCAACGAAGCGAAGCCCGTCTGCGACAGCTGCGAGCGGCACTGCGCCACATGCTTCTACGACCGCGTCCCGCCCCAGGAACGCTGCatggtgcccgccgcccctttCGTCCAGGGCaccgccgaggcccgcgtcgccgccgccatggcccggCCCAAGGActccgtcgccgagcccgaTGACCCGCCCGAGACGCGTGAGCGCCGCATGATCGAGGTCCGCCTCATGCACAAGTACCtgacggagacgggcgagacggtTGCCATCGACGACAAGACGCTCTTCATGTacgccgccctcgtgcccAAGCTGGCCCTCGGCTCCGACGCCTTGCTCTACTGCATGaactcgctcgccgccctgcacaTTGCCGTCTCCTCTGGCGACGACCGCGAGCCAGCCGCTGTCGACGCCCATCGCAAGTACCTCTCCATGGCCCTGCGCGAACACAACAAGGCTCTCACCAGCATCTCGGAGACCAACGCCGATATCGTCTGCCTTACCTCGTCGCTCTTCCGCGTCTGCTCCTTTACGCTACTGCAAGAACGGAGCCGCGTGCCCTATGAGCCCCCCGTGGAGTGGCTCATGATGAATGCGAGCACCTCGGCTGTCGTCCGCGCAGCCAACAAGATCGTCGGCCACGACACGCAGTCCGTCGCGTATCGCATGCTGCACACAAGccccatcatcaacaacctCGAGGAACGCTTCGGCGaagcgcgacggcgcgggcttgAGCACATCGTCGCTCGGGAGCCGCTTGGCCGTGATGCCGATGAACCCTGGGATGACGAAATTCGTGACGCCTACGAGACCACCTTGAGCTACCTTGGAGGTAccgtcgaggctgcccgTGCTGGTGAGGAGCACGAGGTCTGCCGGCGCCTCATCATATTCCCCATGCTCGTCAAGGGCCGCTTCATCGAGCTGGTGCAGGAGGGGCATTCGCGAGCCATAGTCATGCTGTCATTCTATTTTGCCCTGCTGTCCCGCTACCGACACATTTGGTGGATTGGCGACGCGGGATCTCAGGAAgtgcgcgccatggccgcggcgctcacGGGGGACTGGCTGGCCATGATTCGCTGGCCCCTAGAGGTCGTTAGGACGGGCAAGATCCCACCGCTGCCGACCGACAACGTTTGA
- a CDS encoding Arginase (COG:E~EggNog:ENOG503NYKK), with protein MRGPVIRSLSVIVSPFHVGIRGSKTGAGPLFLQQHGLIPALEELGLPVRRVEVEPVDETDDELARSFEVLRRTARLVAQERRRSSFPVVLSGDCTGAVGVAAGLVASGAVADGGAVDGSRLGCVWFDAHDDIHTPDTLASGYGDSMPISLLAGRCYQRLLQTVPGHHPLNLDNLIHVGMRDVTDEERARVVEAGFDVIWGDAETKADFRDKLGQALQRKRLGQTMVHLDLDSLDLSLGKANKFGTAGGLLEEDILGCLDEVASQTKPVSLTIASFDPSYEGADNIARVAIQAVQSFIGSLSKAE; from the coding sequence ATGCGCGGCCCTGTCATCAGGTCCTTGTCCGTCATCGTGTCGCCCTTCCATGTTGGCATCCGGGGCTCCAAGACGGGTGCGGGGCCGCTgttcctgcagcagcatgggCTCATCCcggccctcgaggagctcgggCTGCCAGTGCGCCGAGTCGAAGTAGAGCCCGTGGACGAAacagacgacgagctggctcGGTCCTTTGAGGTCTTGCGACGGACGGCGCGGCTCGTTGCCCAagagcgccgccgaagcAGTTTCCCCGTCGTGCTCTCTGGCGACTgcaccggcgccgtgggTGTTGCCGCCGGTCTCGTTGCTTCCGGGGCCGTCGCGGATGGAGGTGCCGTGGACGGCTCGCGGCTTGGCTGCGTGTGGTTTGACGCGCACGACGACATCCACACCCCCGACACCCTCGCCAGCGGCTACGGCGACTCGATGCCTATTTCGCTGCTGGCCGGTCGCTGCTACCAGCGCCTCTTGCAGACAGTCCCTGGCCACCACCCGTTGAACCTCGACAACCTGATCCACGTCGGCATGCGGGATGTGACCGACGAGGAACGGGCacgtgtcgtcgaggccggcttCGACGTCATTTGGGGCGACGCGGAGACCAAGGCGGATTTCAGGGATAAGCTGGGTCAGGCACTGCAACGGAAGCGGCTAGGCCAGACCATGGTTCACCTCGATTTGGACAGCTTGGACCTGTCGCTCGGCAAGGCAAACAAGTTCGGCACCGCAGGAGGCTTGTTGGAGGAGGATATCCTCGGGTGTCTGGACGAGGTCGCCTCCCAGACGAAGCCCGTCTCGCTGACGATTGCATCGTTTGATCCCTCGTATGAAGGGGCGGACAACATTGCGAGGGTCGCGATACAAGCCGTGCAGTCATTCATCGGGTCCTTGTCAAAGGCTGAGTAG
- a CDS encoding Endoglycosylceramidase (SECRETED:SignalP(1-24~SECRETED:cutsite=VLA-QD~SECRETED:prob=0.8489)~EggNog:ENOG503NZGZ~CAZy:GH5~COG:G): MLSTFLGAASLLVVTGLQPASVLAQDPEGWYKAHPGMPRISQVNQETHQIVDEFGRTRFFHGTNVVMKEPPWYRPMEWVPGVSSFGEQDVKMLHDLGLNVVRLGHHWAGAEPVRGQYNQTFLDIMKKQTKLAEEHGLYVLVDVHQDCLARQFCGHGAPDWFAKSDWVSKGKMYPFPLKLTPFPVDANGFPTPQSLCSTVDWALSYTSVSLGNAFGRLYNNYDGLGDAFAAYWRKLASQYATTTNVVGYNLLNEPWVGDTWADPTLLVPGVADHKAMEGLWNRAATQIRTVDNDTLIWFEGATLDILSGFNNVPLSDGSKSVHSFHYYSPPQLGSISTTLDNRRKDNERLKTAGVLTELTFWMGDEKQMRGLADAVSATDEKLFSWIGWAYENLYNGTSGQPYPELATHYSRAYPAAVAGSVKSFAFSESSGTFQLRFTSGPSNKAPTEVILPESQFPNSYSIEVSPVGSLVPYRRDKRTLALFTSSSIKTATDISVRITRK, from the exons ATGCTGTCAACGTTTCTTGGTGCGGCTTCCTTGTTGGTGGTGACAGGCCTGCAGCCGGCATCTGTGTTGGCTCAGGATCCTGAGGGCTGGTACAAGGCTCACCCTGGTATGCCCCGTATCAGCCAGGTGAATCAAGAGACGCATCAGATTGTGGACGAGTTTGGGCGAACGCGGTTCTTCCACGGAACCAACGTCGTGATGAAGGAACCGCCATGGTATCGGCCAATGGAATGGGTGCCGGGGGTATCGTCGTTTGGCGAGCAAGATGTCAAAATGTTGCACGACTTGGGCCTGAACGTGGTGCGACTGGGACACCACTGGGCTGGCGCAGAGCCCGTGCGTGGCCAGTACAACCAGACGTTTCTGGACATCATGAAGAAGCAGACGAAGCTGGCGGAGGAACACGGACTGTATGTTTTGGTGGATGTGCACCAGGACTGCCTGGCTCGACAGTTTTGCGGCCACGGCGCACCTGAT TGGTTCGCCAAAAGCGACTGGGTATCAAAGGGAAAGATGTATCCGTTTCCCCTCAAACTGACACCGTTTCCCGTGGATGCGAATGGCTTCCCCACGCCCCAGTCGCTCTGCAGCACCGTCGACTGGGCGTTGAGCTACACGTCTGTATCGCTCGGCAACGCATTCGGGAGGCTATACAACAATTACGACGGCCTGGGAGACGCATTCGCAGCATACTGGAGAAAGTTAGCGTCACAGTACGCCACAACGACCAACGTCGTCGGATACAACCTGCTGAATGAGCCCTGGGTTGGCGATACCTGGGCTGATCCGACGCTGCTTGTGCCGGGGGTTGCGGACCACAAGGCCATGGAGGGGCTCTGGAATCGCGCGGCGACCCAGATTCGCACCGTGGATAATGACACGCTTATTTGGTTTGAGGGCGCTACGCTGGATATCTTGTCGGGCTTCAACAATGTCCCTCTTTCGGACGGGTCCAAGTCGGTGCATTCGTTCCACTACTACAGCCCGCCGCAGTTGGGTTCCATCTCCACCACGCTCGACAATCGCCGCAAGGACAATGAGCGACTCAAGACGGCTGGCGTGCTGACCGAGCTGACATTCTGGATGGGCGACGAGAAGCAGATGCGGGGCCTGGCCGATGCCGTGTCGGCAACCGATGAGAAGCTCTTCTCGTGGATCGGCTGGGCGTACGAGAACCTGTACAACGGCACATCGGGCCAGCCCTACCCTGAGCTGGCAACGCACTATAGCCGTGCGTACCCCGCCGCAGTCGCTGGAAGCGTCAAGAGCTTCGCCTTCTCGGAGAGCTCGGGCACGTTCCAGCTGCGCTTCACGTCTGGTCCGAGCAATAAGGCACCGACGGAAGTAATCTTGCCCGAGTCTCAGTTTCCCAACAGCTATAGCATTGAGGTCTCGCCCGTTGGCAGCTTGGTGCCGTATCGGCGCGACAAGCGGACGTTGGCTCTGTTTACATCAAGCAGCATCAAGACCGCCACCGATATCTCGGTCAGAATCACGCGCAAATAA
- a CDS encoding uncharacterized protein (COG:S~SECRETED:SignalP(1-27~SECRETED:cutsite=GLA-RP~SECRETED:prob=0.4441)~EggNog:ENOG503P4YH~TransMembrane:3 (n10-21c29/30o53-73i80-98o110-128i)) translates to MSQHPNSMSLGLGLAAMLLGFGLNGLARPDAHLKALGFPGHQADPAAHKLNHALMRIWGVRNLTVGSLLALIWNTGDEKLMGACLCVVMALPIVDGFVSRSLTGGGELQHWVFLPVLALLTSRLFGWFD, encoded by the coding sequence ATGTCGCAACACCCAAACTCGATGAGCCTCGGCTTAGGCCTGGCCGCGATGCTTCTCGGATTCGGCCTCAACGGTCTCGCGCGCCCCGACGCACACCTCAAAGCATTGGGATTCCCGGGCCACCAGGCCGATCCCGCGGCGCACAAACTCAATCACGCCCTGATGCGCATCTGGGGCGTCCGCAATTTGACCGTCGGCTCGCTGCTTGCTTTAATATGGAacacgggcgacgagaagctgATGGGCGCCTGTTTGTGTGTTGTGATGGCTCTGCCTATTGTGGACGGGTTTGTTAGCCGGTCGCTGACCGGGGGAGGCGAGCTTCAACACTGGGTGTTTCTGCCTGTACTAGCATTGCTCACTAGCAGGCTGTTTGGGTGGTTTGACTAG